The DNA segment CTTTGGTTTTTTGTTCAAAACATTTGCTCAACTTGCTCTTCCACTTCTCCTTATATTGGATGGTCCTGAAGCCCTTGTTTTTAGACATTGCACCAATTTTCATCCAAATAAACTCAACTTGTTCTGGTAACTTGGTTTCCTAAAATTAACTCGATAAACCACGTCAAATTACGCAAATTAGCAATATTAGCTCTAAATCTAAAGGTAAGAAAAGCACTTTTTAGGCGCTTTTCACCTAtcgcaacctttgaaaaattggtacaTAATATTAGAATGtggcgactcagagatctcaaaTGATGTTTTCAAGAGGGGGGAGAAAGTATAATGTATTCTTTTAAAAGtacaaattatatgaaatatatacatttttccttcactagggtttttattccattgagtttttttattaagattttaatgagacatatttcatatatatatatatatatatatatatatatatatatatataatgggcaaggggaagtattataaatattctaAAATATGTGTAATTTAGATGCCCATACTTAATGTCCTAACAATCCATGTGTCATACTTCCATCACCTTATGTGTCATGTTGACCATGTGACTTTTATATAGAAATCATTACTCTCCAATTCATTCCACCTCCAACTTACTAAAATGCCTCTAAATAATGATATTTGGTGCATTTTGTAGATATACACATGGgtgaaaaaactaaaaaatgatcGAAGAATGAGAGCTTTTAgagaattttaaatttctataaatttctatagttatattttattattttgattatttaattattatagtgTAATTTCTCCCATTACTAGTTGGTGTGGTGTGTAGTTTTGCTCCTCAAATTTTACAAGGAGATATTAGTGACATTGGGCCAATTTTCCATCGGCACTACTCTCTTTCCCTCCTCTTCTCTTCAATCTTTTTCCCCAATCTCGATTTGCCTCTGCCTCTGGTTTGTCCGACCGATTCCTCGCCGGAAATCTTCATCCGATGGCTTCCAAAAGCAGAATCCTCGTCGTCGGAAGCACCGGCTACATCGGTAAGTTCATCGTCGAGGCCAGCGCCAAGGCCGGTCATCCGACCTTCGCTCTCGTCCGAGATTCCGCTCTCTCTGATCCAGCCAAATCTCAAATCATCCAGAGCTTCAAGAACATCGGAGTCATTATCGTCTCTGTAATTTCTCAATCCTTTACATCGATTTCCCTCTCTCAACTATATTTGGCTCCTTTACCTTCCGAGCTATCCTTTTTTTCCAGTTCTGGCtcaaatttcatcaaattagtTTCAGTATATGAAGTTTTTCATTTCTATTTGGTGTTGTATTTGGATAATCTGTGTTGCAACTGCAAAAAGTGCTGAAAGAAACAGAAAAATGTTTGGATTGAGTTTATTGCAGGGCGATCTGTTCGATCATGAGAGTTTGGTGAAGGCGATAAAGGAAGTGGATGTGGTGATTTCGACGGTCGGTCTTAATCAATTAAGCGATCAAGATAAGCTCATTTCCGCCATTAAAGAAGCTGGCAATGTTAAGGTCTGGTAAACATTTACTCCCTTCAAAACTATAACTCAACTCaaaaaattttagaacaaatttCAAGCTTAGACTaatttttttaagggaaaattatgttttttttgttcggatttggatttagtttccatttatttaatttaaattgttatgCATTTTGTCGTTAAGttttaagcttaattttaatttagtcaaaATATGCAATTTTACTActgagatttgagttttttttttttttttcaatttggtattttgatttcaagatttatatttataattttgatttttctttaaattctcaTTTTCAGTTATTAGTACGATTGtctattaactaatttaaaataattatgaagtgaaattttaaatcttaaatGTCAATAGTGATGAagaatagtaaaatttaattatattataattttttttattcttataaattaattaattgatattaaaactaaagatgaaaagttattatttagtgaaaaattaaggttttaagtatcaattttgaaatttatggatcaaattgaaacaaaactcaaatctcaagagtaaaataataacattttgaaatgtatggaataaattaaaactaaactcaaaatttaaggactaaacatgtaatactttaaaatttaggaactaaatgtaaattaaatccaaaatttcaagaccaaaatgtttttttttcccttttaaagATAATTAAAACTTTCACATACCTAATGTGGttttaatctaaattttgaaaataatgaaaataaccTTTTGTGAGTAAAAGGTCATACATTCTTATATTcacaatttttcctttttaattatcttTTATAATTCTTAAGCTTTGGAACCTTTGAGAAGCTCGTTGATTAATCTCCTCATCATTTGAAAATTCATTTCTtaatcaactttttaaaaaattatgtttaattaattagattataaaatcgacattaaattataagtttaatttctgACTTTCTTCTTAATTACATGTGTATTTGACCTTTAAAGTTAAAGATATATGTAATACTATAATAGgtgtttgaattttcaatttggtATTTATATATTAGGTTCAAAACTTTCAAGTTTTTGTCCAATAGGTTcataaatttttcaaattttatgactaatgaaagcctaaattttcaattatgtgTCTAGTAGGCTtgtcaattttaaacaaaaatgaatAGATCAAGAAtctattgaatacaaaatttcaAGTACCTTACTAGACACAAAATTGTAAGCTTAAAAActgaataaacattttataaaatttggagacttattagatataaaattgaaaggtCAAAAacctaattatcaattttgtaaaattcaCAATCCAAATAGACACAAATCTAAAAAGTTAAGGAATTTTTACCACacttaacaaaataataataataatttccatTCAAGAAAATTACTTTTCTCTTAAATGCTTccaaaattatatttatgaaaaaaaaagctaataactattaccttttaaaaaaataacaataaattaataaaatgaactaatttaagatttatggAAAATACAAAGATTAAATTTGGATATTTGAAAATACGTggattaaaatataacaaaagtacattattgatatttaatcaaatttaaaaaacttgcTTATAGAAATATTCTCGTATTTGAAATTTCTCGCCATTTCATGCATTTTTGTTTACAAAATTTAATcacaaaacaattaaaatatcgatgtcgaTATCAATATAAAGATTTCAATTGACGgatatatcaataaatatattgataaaataatgatgaatatttctataaataaagaaatttataaaACTTAGGGATCAAGAACCTAACCCACCAAAAAAAATATCCATGATTAAGTCAGGTACACCAATGCATGAAACAATAGTGGTAAACTTGTGCAATCAACTGAAAGAACTTTTGCATTAGCAAGCTAACTTTGGTTACTAAGCAAGCTTGGTCTTCcggatttaaattaataattgagtttttttaaaaaaaaaaaaacttttgaactAGGTAGTTAGAGATCGTATTATTAATACTCAAATTCatattgagattaatatatggtaatttattttggtttatgtGTATTTATAAAAGATATCGACAGATATCGATACGGACAAGTTCTTCAATTATCAATGTTTAATATTTCGATTTACGGGTATATTGAtggatatttaaatcattttatgATGAGTATATACTGGTGCAGAGATTTTTCTCTTCGGAGTTCGGGTTCGATGTAGAGAATGTGCATGGAATTGGACCAGTCAAATCAATTTTCGAGGCAAAGGTTAAAATTCGTCGAGCCGTGGAGGCTGAAGGAATCCCTTACACTTATGTCTTGTCTTATTACTTCAATGGTTTTTGTCTTCCCAGATTGGCTCAGCATGGGGCCACTGCTCCACCTAGAGACAAGGTTGTCATTCAAGGGGATGGAAATCCCAAGGGTAACTATACTTCTTCActcttttctctatttatatATTGTTTGTGCCTTTTCTTGATTTTGATGTATTAATATAAGGTTTGTCACCTTGAATATAGTTCGAtagataaatattaattatcaacCTATAAGGTGATGGATTTAGTTACCAACTCTAtagttgttgaaaaaaaaaagttcaaaaacttGAGATTTATAacaagttcatgaatccaaaccCAATACTTTTTAATAAGGACAACGTATAGAACCTCTACCTATCACCATAATGTTATGATATTGCCTACTTTGGGCATAAGCCCTCGTGATTTAACTTTTAGAACCACCAAAGATGCCTCATATACCAATAGAGATAACTATCCTGACTTATCATATATCATGGATCACTTCTTTTCCTAACCAATATGGAACTTTGTTTGCACCTAACAATCTTCCCCTTGAACAAAGTACCACCTTGAAACTCCCATCATCCATCCACCTCTAGACTACTTGCGAGAGCTTGCTCTTACCAACACCCAGAGCTAAGCCAAATATAGCACAACCTAACTTTCCGAAAAGTTGTCGAGACTTTCAGtccaatcaaataattattatgtTTTCTACTCTAATTTCATAGTATTAAGGGTAGTAACGGGTTGAACTACAGAGAGTCAATTAATTTTCCTACTAAATTACTTGTTATGAGTAACCAATAGGGGGAGGAGGATTTGATGAGTTGATATCGATTgcgaaaaaattaaattaaaaacagtAACGATCGAATGCAAATTTTGATGCTTGAGTAAATGGAAATTCAATGAGACAAAGCCTAGCTTGGGGTAGATTGAATTTATTCCTAATTTGCTACTCAATCATTGATTGATCAAAAAAGTTCCTCGTAATTTCAATTAGTTTTAACTTAGCCAATCTCTTTTAGAAAAGTTAAAAGGAAGaccaattaatcaaattagtttTTAGGCTTGGGGGAAAAACATCCTAAACATGCAAACTAATTGGCGTTAAGATCTAGGGTAATTGCTAAGCTGAACAAAATAATTAGGAACAACCTGATCAGGTATTCCATACGAATTTCTCCTAAGTTAAATAGACAAATGCTATTCGATTGGAAAAGTCAAATTAATATGCAACTCTAA comes from the Benincasa hispida cultivar B227 chromosome 5, ASM972705v1, whole genome shotgun sequence genome and includes:
- the LOC120077756 gene encoding phenylcoumaran benzylic ether reductase Pyrc5-like; translation: MASKSRILVVGSTGYIGKFIVEASAKAGHPTFALVRDSALSDPAKSQIIQSFKNIGVIIVSGDLFDHESLVKAIKEVDVVISTVGLNQLSDQDKLISAIKEAGNVKRFFSSEFGFDVENVHGIGPVKSIFEAKVKIRRAVEAEGIPYTYVLSYYFNGFCLPRLAQHGATAPPRDKVVIQGDGNPKVIFNKEEDIATYTIKAVDDPTTLNKILYIKPPQNVLSINELVALWENKIAKTLHKTYISEDQLLKNIQEATYPLNLMLAFDYSIFVKGDHKANQEIEASVGLEATKLYPEVKYTTVDQYLNQFV